A region from the Meiothermus sp. CFH 77666 genome encodes:
- a CDS encoding histidinol-phosphate transaminase yields MIDDVLKPIHGGTDSGPPPRFDFSTNANALGPDPHALAAIQAADPSRYPDPLYTELHQALAAHHGVSPEQIAVGGGTSELIHRLTRWRYLRGPMLILPPTFSEYARAAQPSELPLLQASSPSEFLHLLPRATLAFLCVPNNPTGEVYGFLGEAAAIAQRHPVTLVLDLAYYPLSQKPPPLPPTAWQLHSPNKAHGLTGVRAGYLVAPVDLTHLRHIAPSWVLGVHGEAMLRAVIQRPSLDWVAHTREELWGLRSALAAGLRDLGLEVRESVANFLMVRVGQATAVAQALRARGLRVRDCTSFGLPEWLRLSAQRPEAQAELLLALEEILHGQG; encoded by the coding sequence ATGATTGACGACGTCCTCAAGCCCATCCACGGCGGCACCGACAGCGGCCCGCCCCCGCGTTTCGACTTCTCCACCAACGCCAACGCCCTGGGGCCCGACCCCCATGCGCTGGCAGCCATCCAGGCCGCCGACCCGAGCCGCTATCCCGACCCCCTATACACCGAGCTTCACCAGGCCCTGGCCGCCCACCACGGGGTCAGCCCAGAGCAAATTGCCGTCGGGGGCGGCACCAGCGAGCTCATCCACCGGCTCACCCGCTGGCGCTACCTGCGAGGGCCCATGCTGATTCTGCCGCCCACCTTCAGCGAGTACGCACGGGCCGCCCAGCCTTCCGAGCTGCCCCTGCTCCAGGCCTCGAGCCCGTCCGAGTTTTTGCATCTGCTCCCGCGGGCCACCCTGGCCTTCCTGTGTGTGCCCAACAACCCCACCGGGGAGGTCTACGGGTTCCTGGGGGAGGCCGCCGCGATCGCCCAGCGCCACCCGGTCACCCTGGTGCTCGACCTGGCCTACTACCCCCTCAGCCAGAAACCCCCTCCCCTGCCCCCCACAGCCTGGCAGCTCCACAGCCCCAACAAGGCCCACGGCCTGACCGGGGTACGGGCGGGCTACCTGGTGGCCCCGGTGGATCTCACCCACCTCCGCCACATCGCCCCCTCCTGGGTGCTGGGGGTGCACGGCGAGGCCATGCTGCGGGCAGTGATACAGAGGCCCTCGCTCGACTGGGTGGCCCACACCCGCGAGGAGCTCTGGGGGCTGCGGTCGGCACTCGCGGCAGGGCTCAGAGACCTGGGCCTCGAGGTGCGTGAGAGCGTGGCGAATTTTTTGATGGTCAGGGTCGGCCAGGCCACCGCCGTGGCCCAAGCCCTGCGCGCCAGGGGCCTGCGGGTGCGCGACTGCACCAGCTTTGGGCTGCCGGAGTGGCTGCGCCTCTCGGCCCAGCGGCCCGAGGCCCAGGCGGAGCTTCTTTTGGCGCTGGAGGAAATCCTGCATGGGCAGGGGTAA
- the cbiB gene encoding adenosylcobinamide-phosphate synthase CbiB has product MSILLALLLDWSLGEPPARLHPVVWMGRYLGWAGRGLPKLSAARAFWAGGLAWGLGALLFVGVYAFLARLLGGLPWWLEVPLTALLLKPLFAFRMLLTEARAVEKALQTSLEAGRARLSFLVSRNTRQLDEDQVRESLLESISENLSDSVIAPLFWYLLLGLPGAALYRFANTADAMWGYRGEWEWAGKWAARADDLMNLLPARLTALLIWGVAPIFALGQLRAEARKTPSPNSGWPMAALALGLGVRLGKPGVYVLNPSSPSPSAGNVQLGLARVVQAGWLGGLLLAGLEVWLHFVLGISR; this is encoded by the coding sequence TTGAGCATCCTGCTGGCCCTGCTGCTGGACTGGAGTCTGGGCGAGCCCCCGGCCCGGCTGCACCCGGTGGTCTGGATGGGCCGCTACCTGGGCTGGGCCGGGCGCGGCCTGCCAAAGCTCTCCGCTGCACGGGCTTTCTGGGCGGGGGGGCTGGCCTGGGGGCTGGGGGCCTTGCTCTTCGTCGGGGTTTATGCGTTCCTGGCCCGGTTGCTGGGGGGGCTGCCCTGGTGGCTAGAGGTGCCGCTAACCGCACTTCTGCTCAAGCCGCTTTTTGCCTTTCGAATGTTGCTGACGGAAGCTCGTGCGGTGGAAAAAGCCCTTCAGACAAGCCTCGAGGCAGGCCGGGCGCGCCTCTCCTTCCTGGTTAGCCGTAACACCCGTCAGCTAGATGAAGACCAGGTGCGGGAGAGCCTGCTCGAGTCCATCTCGGAAAATCTGTCCGACTCGGTGATAGCCCCCTTATTCTGGTATCTGCTGCTGGGCCTGCCGGGCGCCGCGCTTTACCGCTTCGCCAACACCGCGGATGCCATGTGGGGTTACCGGGGCGAGTGGGAGTGGGCCGGCAAATGGGCGGCCAGGGCCGACGACCTTATGAACCTGCTCCCGGCGCGCCTGACCGCCCTCCTGATCTGGGGGGTTGCGCCGATTTTTGCCCTCGGGCAGCTCCGGGCCGAGGCCCGCAAAACCCCCTCCCCCAACTCGGGCTGGCCCATGGCCGCGCTGGCCCTGGGCCTCGGGGTGCGCCTGGGCAAACCGGGGGTCTACGTGCTCAACCCCTCTTCCCCCTCCCCTTCGGCTGGCAACGTGCAACTCGGCCTGGCCCGGGTGGTGCAGGCGGGTTGGCTAGGGGGACTGCTCCTGGCCGGATTAGAGGTCTGGTTGCACTTTGTACTCGGCATTTCGAGGTGA
- a CDS encoding cobyrinate a,c-diamide synthase, translating into MNLPRLVVAAPHSGAGKTTLSLVLAAAFQEGGRTVQPYKVGPDYLDPTHLTHLTGRAARNLDGYFLEGPELLEVFRRGARGADLALVEGVMGLFDGQDPRGRVGSTAQVAKLLRAPVVLCLDASAMAGSIAALVRGFRDHDPEVWLGGVVANRVGSARHAALLEEALLPLGVPFLGYLPSEPDLSLPERHLGLYRADEARLEKAALLRAAQNLNLERLLALAQSALPLPTLPHRLPAPAEPPRVRLGVAQDAAFSFYYPENLELLTGYGAELVPFSPLEDADLPPGLGGLYLGGGYPELFARELSENWRMRAALRRFPGPIYAECGGLMYLSEALLTEEGRFEMVGLVPGASRMLGRLVLGYREVEALANSPLAKRGWRAKGHEFHYSAREVIPPAAWRLVAGGGLEGYATGSVLSSYVHLYFPSQPRLAEHFVQEALA; encoded by the coding sequence ATGAACCTACCCCGCCTGGTGGTGGCTGCCCCCCACTCCGGGGCGGGCAAGACCACCCTCAGCCTGGTGCTGGCCGCGGCCTTCCAGGAGGGGGGCCGGACGGTGCAGCCCTACAAGGTGGGCCCGGACTACCTCGACCCCACCCACCTTACCCATCTGACCGGAAGAGCGGCGCGCAACCTGGACGGCTACTTCCTGGAAGGCCCCGAACTGCTGGAGGTCTTCCGCCGGGGGGCCCGCGGGGCCGACCTGGCCCTAGTGGAGGGGGTGATGGGCCTCTTCGACGGCCAGGATCCGCGGGGGCGGGTGGGCTCCACCGCCCAGGTGGCCAAGCTTCTAAGAGCCCCGGTGGTACTCTGCCTGGACGCCTCGGCCATGGCCGGCTCCATTGCCGCCCTGGTGCGCGGCTTCCGCGACCATGACCCCGAAGTCTGGCTGGGCGGGGTGGTGGCCAACCGGGTGGGCTCTGCGCGGCACGCCGCCCTGCTGGAAGAGGCCCTGCTCCCCCTGGGGGTACCTTTTCTAGGCTACCTGCCCAGCGAGCCAGATCTTAGCCTCCCTGAACGGCACCTGGGCCTGTATCGGGCCGACGAGGCCAGGCTGGAAAAAGCTGCGCTCCTGCGAGCCGCTCAGAATCTGAATCTGGAGAGGCTGCTCGCCCTGGCCCAAAGCGCCCTGCCCCTGCCCACCCTGCCCCACCGCCTGCCCGCGCCCGCCGAGCCCCCCAGGGTGCGGCTGGGGGTAGCCCAGGACGCCGCGTTTAGCTTCTACTACCCTGAGAACCTGGAGCTTTTGACCGGCTACGGGGCCGAACTGGTGCCCTTCAGCCCCCTGGAGGACGCCGACCTGCCGCCGGGGCTGGGAGGGCTGTACCTGGGTGGAGGCTACCCCGAGCTTTTCGCCAGGGAGCTCTCGGAAAACTGGAGGATGCGGGCGGCCCTGCGCCGCTTCCCGGGGCCCATCTACGCCGAGTGCGGGGGGCTAATGTACCTGAGCGAAGCCCTCCTCACCGAAGAGGGCCGCTTCGAGATGGTGGGCCTGGTGCCGGGCGCCTCGCGCATGCTAGGCCGACTGGTTTTGGGCTACCGCGAAGTGGAGGCCCTGGCCAACTCGCCCCTAGCTAAGCGGGGCTGGCGGGCCAAGGGGCACGAGTTTCACTACAGCGCCCGCGAGGTGATACCCCCGGCGGCCTGGCGGCTGGTGGCAGGAGGGGGCCTCGAGGGCTACGCTACGGGAAGCGTGCTGTCCAGCTACGTGCACCTCTACTTCCCCAGCCAGCCCCGGCTGGCAGAGCACTTCGTTCAGGAGGCCCTGGCTTGA
- a CDS encoding VWA domain-containing protein, producing the protein MNYPFAAIVGQERMRLALLLAALDPSLSVLLQGEKGSAKTTAARALAELLPEGAPFVNLPIGAGEERLLGGLDLDKALAGQPALKPGLIHQAHGGVLYCDEINLLAPHLTDALLDVVASGVGRLEREGFSLEYPARFVLLASMNPEEGRLRPQLYDRFALKVGVQGLADPAERALALKRRLAFEADPASFRAQWAEAQEALRLRLGRARSRLSALELAEDLLLEIGQRVAALEVGSLRADLALAKAARALAAWEERTEVSWAEVEAVWPLVLPEHPSPPPKPQTPPSPPVPPEPAPEQVFAPKTPAHALRLEGPSLRQGRGPTAPRGPQVRAVPEPEPRRLELRASLLHAGLRGASRIERQDLHERIEQTQSGQRLLLVVDASGSLAAEARIAWAKGALLRLLEEGAEEVGLITFRGAEARLILPFTRDLEAAKQALEHLPTGGRTPLAAALALAREHLDERTRLVLITDGRANLAHRGGDPWAEALEEAQRITRPAAVLDVEAGPHPLGRARHLAQAMGARYARLDDLSDHTVLLRLEEAR; encoded by the coding sequence GTGAACTACCCCTTTGCCGCCATCGTAGGACAGGAGCGGATGCGCCTGGCCCTTCTGCTGGCCGCCCTTGATCCCAGCCTCTCGGTGCTTTTGCAGGGCGAGAAAGGCAGCGCCAAAACCACCGCCGCTCGGGCCCTGGCCGAGCTTTTGCCCGAGGGGGCGCCCTTTGTGAACCTGCCCATCGGCGCTGGAGAGGAGCGGCTTCTGGGGGGGCTCGACCTGGACAAGGCCCTCGCGGGACAGCCCGCCCTAAAGCCCGGGCTTATCCACCAGGCCCACGGGGGGGTGCTCTACTGCGACGAGATTAACCTGCTGGCCCCCCACCTGACCGACGCCCTGCTGGACGTGGTAGCAAGCGGGGTGGGGCGACTGGAGCGGGAAGGGTTTAGCCTGGAGTACCCCGCCCGCTTCGTGCTCCTGGCCAGCATGAACCCGGAGGAGGGACGGCTCAGACCCCAGCTCTACGACCGCTTTGCCCTGAAGGTGGGGGTACAGGGACTCGCTGACCCCGCGGAACGCGCCCTGGCCCTGAAGCGCCGCCTAGCCTTTGAAGCCGACCCTGCCAGTTTCCGCGCCCAGTGGGCCGAGGCCCAGGAGGCGCTCCGGCTAAGGCTTGGGCGAGCCCGCTCGAGGCTGAGCGCGCTCGAGCTGGCGGAGGATCTACTCCTCGAGATCGGCCAGCGGGTGGCGGCCTTGGAGGTGGGCAGCCTCCGTGCCGACCTGGCCCTAGCCAAGGCCGCCCGGGCCCTAGCCGCCTGGGAGGAGCGGACAGAGGTGAGCTGGGCGGAGGTGGAGGCGGTCTGGCCCCTGGTGCTGCCGGAACACCCAAGCCCGCCCCCCAAGCCCCAGACCCCCCCTTCCCCGCCCGTGCCACCCGAGCCCGCCCCGGAACAGGTCTTCGCCCCTAAAACGCCCGCCCACGCCCTGCGGCTCGAGGGCCCCAGCCTGCGCCAGGGCCGAGGCCCGACCGCCCCCAGGGGCCCCCAGGTGCGGGCGGTGCCGGAACCGGAGCCGAGGCGGCTCGAGCTTCGAGCCTCGCTCCTTCACGCCGGGCTCAGAGGGGCCAGCCGGATCGAGCGGCAGGATCTGCATGAGCGAATCGAGCAAACCCAAAGCGGCCAGCGGCTTCTCCTGGTGGTGGACGCTAGCGGCTCCCTGGCCGCCGAGGCTCGCATAGCCTGGGCTAAAGGGGCTTTGCTCCGCTTGCTGGAAGAGGGCGCTGAAGAAGTGGGTCTCATCACCTTCCGCGGTGCCGAGGCCCGGCTGATCCTCCCCTTCACCCGCGACCTGGAAGCAGCAAAGCAGGCCCTAGAGCACCTGCCAACCGGAGGGCGCACCCCGCTGGCCGCGGCCCTGGCCCTAGCCCGCGAGCACCTGGACGAGCGCACCCGGCTGGTGCTGATCACCGACGGCCGGGCCAACCTGGCCCACCGGGGAGGCGACCCCTGGGCCGAGGCCCTGGAGGAGGCCCAGCGCATCACCCGCCCTGCGGCGGTGCTGGATGTGGAAGCGGGCCCCCACCCCCTGGGCCGGGCCCGGCATCTGGCCCAGGCCATGGGGGCCCGGTACGCCCGGCTCGACGACCTGAGCGACCACACTGTTCTGCTTCGCCTGGAGGAGGCCCGATGA
- the cobN gene encoding cobaltochelatase subunit CobN — protein sequence MTYRQKVLRPDGRSVHIVQKRGHLSYCYTGCCCGHTERGYAPVPAEVYKEEWLRRRLRNVVHLTKGGCLGPCTLANVAALVFDGRSVWFHSVNTPWQVRLIFDYIEAMLGADRFLPPPPELSEYAFDFYDWAARGTAGRAPEPLPGAQSEEGLSGLVLLTHADTDLLALEGAKRLLPPGFPPVSGLSLNRLKSSEQMALWLQGSLGQAQVVVLRLHGSPEGVPGLEALQAHVQRRGQRLLFLSGLGELPPELARRSTEEPWVLHEATRYLMAGGVDNLLELCKYLSDALLGSRYGYAPPTTQPEHGIYHPQLPQGATLEDWLRLMDSTRPTVGLLFYRAHYLSGNLAFVDALVEALEARGLNALPVYTTSLKALEEGFPVALRFMEGWIDVLISTLAFALGEVHNGAITPAGQGVGAFARLGVPVVQAIAAGMPKGAWEVSGRGLNPLETAMQVALPEFDGRIIGVPVSFKEPQAESLYTPEPDRLDRVAGLAARLAALRRKPNREKRIAIVLTNSGAKAKSVGGAVGLDTPASLLRLLRALRAQGYTLPELPESPEALMEALLRRGTYDPAHPLNPALAFRISRKDYLAWFRDFPEALRFRMEDFWGAPRERGYTLREGKLKTDKKTLSKGLKGLAALSLREEPYSDEESYWVAGLELGHVLIALQPPRGYGLDPDAIYHTPDLPPTHHYAAFYRWLEQGWGADAIVHLGKHGTLEWLPGKGVGLSAACAPDALLGDLPLIYPFILNDPGEGTQAKRRAHAVVVDHLPPPLTLAETYGPLARLSELVNEYYALEKLDPSKLPLLQQEIWQLLQETQLQADLELRRLLEADHGDHKHEWDETLTPEGVPTSLAEMEGRQVAHLLEDIEGYLCELGLAQIRDGLHILGQLPPFPETLRALTRLPNGGVPGWLEALARAYGFGLEELMEHKGRRLEPPHPLGQSHGQVLERLEQLALATYERLEREGFNPERIGAVLTALPPPLAEPRALEDLAQTLRFACLYLVPALERTDDEIEHVLLALEGGYVPAGPAGAPSRGQAHVLPSGRNFYAVDPRALPSQAAWRVGQRLAQEALERHLKETGRYPEMVALSAWGTAQMRTQGDEVAEVLAFLGVRPRWHPVSRRIEGLEVIPLEELGRPRIDVTLRISGFFRDAFPHLIELLDEAFERVMHLPEDLNLNYPRKHYLEALGQADCDRECGLEEAEAKARWRIFGSKPGSYGAGLLPLIEAGNWEGPADLAQVYLEWGGYAYGKDADGIEAKAVFAERLRRVEVALHNQDNREHDILDADDYFQYHGGLIAAVRALKGEAPKAYFGDTADPERPRTRSLQEEILRGYRSRVVNPKWLEAIRRHGHKGGLEMSATVDYLFGYSATAGVVPDFVWEEVAQVYALEPENQTFLKAHNPWALQAIAQRLLEAAERGLWQAQEKTLEALKEALLAGEAAAEALGEAL from the coding sequence ATGACCTACCGTCAAAAAGTCCTCCGCCCCGACGGCCGCTCGGTGCACATCGTGCAAAAGCGCGGTCACCTGAGCTACTGCTACACCGGCTGCTGCTGCGGCCACACCGAGCGGGGCTACGCGCCGGTGCCGGCCGAGGTCTACAAGGAAGAGTGGCTGCGGCGCAGACTCAGGAACGTGGTGCACCTGACTAAAGGAGGCTGTCTGGGGCCCTGTACCCTAGCCAACGTGGCCGCGCTGGTTTTCGACGGGCGCTCGGTCTGGTTCCATTCGGTCAACACCCCCTGGCAGGTGCGGCTCATCTTCGACTACATCGAGGCCATGCTCGGGGCCGACCGCTTTCTGCCGCCGCCCCCCGAGCTCTCGGAATACGCCTTCGATTTCTACGACTGGGCGGCCCGGGGTACTGCAGGCCGGGCCCCCGAACCCCTTCCGGGTGCCCAGAGCGAGGAAGGGCTTTCGGGCCTGGTTCTCCTCACCCACGCCGATACCGATCTGCTGGCCCTCGAGGGGGCCAAGCGTCTCCTGCCCCCAGGCTTTCCACCGGTCAGCGGCCTCAGCCTCAACCGCCTCAAATCCTCCGAGCAGATGGCCCTATGGCTCCAGGGTTCCTTGGGGCAGGCCCAGGTCGTGGTGCTGCGCCTGCACGGCTCGCCGGAGGGGGTGCCCGGGCTGGAGGCCCTCCAGGCCCACGTCCAGCGCAGAGGCCAGCGGCTCCTTTTCCTGAGCGGACTGGGCGAACTCCCCCCCGAGCTGGCCCGGCGCTCCACGGAAGAACCCTGGGTGCTGCACGAGGCCACCCGCTACCTGATGGCGGGCGGGGTGGACAACCTGCTAGAACTCTGCAAGTACCTTTCGGACGCCCTGCTGGGCAGCCGCTACGGCTATGCCCCGCCCACCACCCAGCCCGAACACGGGATCTACCACCCCCAGCTCCCGCAGGGAGCCACGCTAGAAGACTGGCTGCGCCTTATGGACTCAACCAGGCCCACGGTCGGGCTGCTCTTCTACCGGGCCCACTACCTCTCGGGCAACCTGGCTTTTGTGGACGCACTTGTGGAGGCCCTGGAAGCGCGGGGCCTGAACGCCCTGCCGGTCTACACCACCAGCCTCAAGGCGCTGGAGGAGGGCTTTCCAGTGGCCTTGCGGTTTATGGAGGGGTGGATCGACGTGCTCATCTCCACCCTGGCCTTCGCCCTGGGCGAGGTGCACAACGGCGCCATCACCCCCGCCGGTCAGGGGGTGGGCGCCTTCGCCCGGCTCGGGGTGCCGGTGGTTCAGGCAATTGCCGCCGGGATGCCCAAGGGGGCCTGGGAGGTGAGCGGCCGGGGGCTGAACCCCCTCGAGACCGCCATGCAGGTGGCCCTGCCCGAGTTCGACGGGCGGATTATCGGCGTGCCGGTGAGCTTCAAGGAACCCCAGGCAGAAAGCCTCTACACCCCCGAGCCCGATCGCCTAGACCGTGTGGCCGGCCTGGCCGCCCGGCTGGCCGCGCTCCGCCGCAAGCCCAACCGGGAAAAGCGAATAGCCATCGTGCTCACCAACTCCGGGGCCAAGGCTAAAAGCGTGGGGGGCGCGGTGGGCCTGGACACCCCGGCCTCGCTGCTGCGCCTACTGAGGGCCCTGCGGGCGCAGGGCTACACCCTGCCCGAGCTGCCCGAAAGCCCCGAGGCCTTGATGGAAGCGCTCCTCCGCCGGGGCACCTACGACCCGGCCCACCCCCTGAACCCCGCGCTGGCCTTCCGCATCTCCCGCAAAGACTACCTGGCCTGGTTCCGGGACTTCCCCGAAGCCCTGCGCTTCCGCATGGAGGACTTCTGGGGCGCCCCCCGCGAGCGGGGCTACACCCTGCGCGAGGGCAAACTCAAAACCGATAAGAAGACCCTGAGCAAGGGGCTGAAGGGCCTCGCCGCCCTGAGCCTGCGCGAGGAGCCCTACAGCGACGAGGAGAGCTACTGGGTGGCGGGCCTGGAGCTCGGCCACGTTCTCATCGCCCTCCAGCCCCCCCGGGGCTATGGCCTGGATCCCGACGCCATCTACCACACCCCCGACCTGCCCCCCACCCACCACTACGCGGCCTTCTACCGCTGGCTTGAGCAGGGCTGGGGGGCCGACGCCATCGTGCATCTGGGCAAGCACGGCACCCTGGAATGGCTTCCCGGCAAGGGGGTGGGCCTCTCGGCGGCCTGCGCCCCCGACGCCCTGCTGGGCGATCTGCCGCTGATCTACCCCTTCATCCTGAACGACCCCGGCGAGGGCACCCAGGCCAAGCGGCGGGCCCACGCGGTGGTGGTAGATCACCTGCCCCCACCCCTCACCCTGGCCGAGACCTACGGCCCGCTGGCCCGCCTGAGCGAGCTGGTGAACGAGTACTACGCTCTGGAAAAACTTGACCCCAGCAAGCTGCCCCTTTTGCAGCAGGAAATCTGGCAGCTTCTGCAAGAGACCCAGCTCCAGGCCGACCTCGAGCTGAGGCGCCTCCTCGAGGCCGACCACGGCGACCACAAGCACGAGTGGGACGAGACCCTCACCCCCGAGGGCGTCCCCACCAGCCTGGCCGAGATGGAAGGCCGCCAGGTGGCCCACCTGCTGGAGGACATCGAGGGCTACCTCTGCGAGCTGGGGCTGGCCCAGATACGGGACGGCCTGCACATACTGGGCCAGCTACCCCCCTTCCCCGAGACGCTCCGGGCCCTGACCCGCCTGCCCAACGGCGGGGTTCCGGGCTGGCTCGAGGCCCTGGCCCGGGCCTACGGCTTTGGGCTGGAGGAGCTTATGGAGCACAAAGGCCGCCGTCTGGAGCCGCCTCACCCACTGGGCCAGAGCCACGGCCAGGTGCTGGAGCGCTTAGAACAGCTAGCCCTGGCAACCTACGAGCGGCTGGAGCGGGAGGGCTTCAACCCTGAGCGAATCGGGGCCGTGCTCACCGCCCTGCCCCCGCCCCTCGCCGAGCCCCGTGCCCTGGAAGACCTGGCCCAGACCCTGCGCTTCGCCTGCCTTTACCTGGTGCCAGCCCTGGAGCGCACCGACGATGAGATTGAACACGTCCTTCTGGCGCTGGAAGGGGGCTACGTGCCCGCCGGACCCGCCGGGGCCCCCAGCCGCGGCCAGGCCCACGTCCTGCCCAGCGGGCGCAACTTTTACGCTGTGGATCCCCGAGCCCTGCCCTCGCAGGCCGCCTGGCGGGTGGGCCAGCGTCTGGCCCAGGAGGCCCTCGAGCGCCACCTCAAGGAGACCGGGCGCTACCCCGAGATGGTGGCCCTCTCGGCCTGGGGCACCGCCCAGATGCGCACCCAGGGCGACGAGGTGGCCGAGGTGCTGGCCTTTCTAGGGGTGCGGCCCCGCTGGCACCCGGTGAGCCGCCGTATTGAAGGGCTGGAGGTAATACCCCTAGAAGAGCTGGGCCGTCCGCGCATTGACGTGACCCTGCGCATCTCCGGCTTCTTCCGAGACGCCTTCCCCCACCTGATTGAGCTTCTGGACGAAGCCTTTGAGCGGGTGATGCACCTGCCCGAAGATCTTAATCTGAACTACCCCCGCAAGCACTACCTGGAGGCCTTAGGCCAAGCTGACTGCGATCGGGAGTGCGGACTGGAAGAAGCCGAGGCCAAGGCCCGCTGGCGCATCTTCGGTTCCAAGCCAGGAAGCTACGGGGCCGGTCTCCTGCCCTTGATCGAGGCCGGCAACTGGGAAGGCCCGGCCGACCTGGCCCAGGTCTACCTGGAATGGGGCGGCTACGCCTACGGAAAGGACGCCGATGGGATAGAGGCCAAGGCGGTCTTCGCTGAGCGGCTTAGACGGGTGGAGGTGGCCCTGCACAACCAGGACAACCGCGAGCACGACATCCTTGACGCCGACGACTATTTTCAGTACCACGGGGGGCTTATTGCTGCGGTGCGGGCCCTGAAGGGCGAGGCGCCCAAGGCCTATTTTGGCGACACCGCCGACCCCGAGCGGCCCAGAACCCGCAGCCTTCAGGAGGAGATCCTGCGGGGCTACCGCAGCCGGGTGGTGAACCCCAAGTGGCTCGAGGCCATACGCCGGCACGGGCACAAGGGGGGGCTGGAGATGAGCGCTACGGTGGATTATCTCTTTGGTTATAGCGCCACCGCCGGGGTGGTGCCGGACTTTGTGTGGGAGGAGGTGGCCCAGGTGTACGCCCTCGAGCCCGAGAACCAGACCTTTCTCAAAGCGCACAACCCCTGGGCCCTGCAGGCCATCGCCCAGCGGCTGCTGGAGGCCGCCGAACGGGGCCTCTGGCAGGCTCAGGAAAAGACGCTGGAGGCCTTGAAGGAAGCCCTGCTGGCCGGAGAAGCGGCAGCCGAGGCGTTGGGGGAGGCTTTGTGA
- a CDS encoding ABC transporter ATP-binding protein: MINLKAHQVSLRLGQQWVLERISLSLDTPRVVGLLGPNGAGKSSLLRLLYRALRPAAGWVELAGKNLWHYTGREAARRLAVVSQDSAQEPGFTVLEMVLMGRTPHKSWFEPDTPADIQMAREALARVGLDALLQRPYQTLSGGEKQRVLIARALAQRARILLMDEPTNHLDVRYQLDVLHLVRDLGLPAVLALHDLNLAAMFCDHLVLLSAGRVVTEGPPEAVLTPENLWAVYRVKARIETHPTTQRPLVVLLPPEAS, from the coding sequence ATGATCAACCTCAAGGCCCACCAGGTCTCCTTAAGGCTCGGCCAGCAGTGGGTACTGGAGCGCATCTCCCTGAGCCTGGATACTCCCAGGGTCGTGGGGCTCCTGGGGCCCAATGGGGCCGGAAAATCGAGCCTGCTTCGCCTGCTGTACCGCGCCCTGCGACCGGCAGCGGGTTGGGTAGAGCTGGCGGGCAAGAACCTGTGGCATTACACCGGCCGCGAGGCCGCCCGGCGGCTCGCGGTGGTAAGCCAGGATAGCGCTCAGGAGCCGGGTTTTACGGTTCTGGAAATGGTGCTCATGGGCCGCACGCCCCACAAGAGCTGGTTTGAGCCGGATACGCCCGCCGATATCCAAATGGCCCGGGAAGCCCTGGCTCGGGTGGGCCTGGATGCGCTCCTACAGCGCCCCTACCAGACGCTCTCGGGCGGTGAGAAACAAAGGGTTCTGATCGCCCGGGCGCTAGCCCAGCGGGCCCGCATTTTGCTCATGGACGAACCCACCAACCACCTAGATGTGCGCTACCAGCTAGACGTTCTGCACCTGGTGCGAGACCTGGGCTTGCCCGCGGTGCTGGCCCTGCACGATCTCAACCTGGCCGCCATGTTTTGCGACCACCTGGTGCTTCTGTCCGCAGGGCGGGTGGTAACCGAAGGCCCGCCCGAGGCGGTTCTCACCCCTGAAAATCTTTGGGCGGTGTACCGGGTCAAAGCGCGGATTGAAACCCACCCCACCACCCAACGACCCTTGGTGGTGCTGCTACCCCCGGAGGCTTCATGA